CAGCAGCGCCATCGGCACGCCGACCACTTCGAGCAAGACCCAGGTGATGAAGCCTTCGAACACCATGCCGAGCAGGCGTCCGGCGAGCAGGATGCGCATCGTCCGCGCCATCCGCGCCAGCGTGATCGCGAACTGGTCGCGCGACGCCATAGGAACCATCCATTGCAACCCGCGCTCATAGATTCGCGGCTCCATCGCCACGAACAGCCCGATGACGAGGACGAGGAAGAAGCTCCCGATCGCCCCGATCGCGCCGCCGATAAATGAGGTCAGGCGCCCGACCGATCCCAATGCCTGTTGGGCAAGGCCAGTCAGGTCCGAAGCGGCGGGCATGATGCCAAGCTCGCTCAGCCAGGCGCTGATCCGCAGCGCCTGTGCCTCCAGCGTCGCGCGGAGCTGTTCGGCCTGCGCGGCGATCTCGACCCCGGTCAAATAGATCACCCCGCCGATGAACGCGACCACCCCGATCACCACAATCGTCAGCGCCAGCCCGCGCGGGATCGGCATCGCGCGACGGATGAGCCGCGCGCCCCCGTCCAGCATCGACGCCACGACCAGCCCGGCAAAGATCAGCAGCAGCGGCTGGATCAACAGCACCACCAGCGCTGCTGCGATGGCGAGTCCGAACCACACCGACGCGCGGCGCAGTTCGGCGCGCATCACCGGATCGCGCATCTCGTTGGGGCCGGGGGCCTGGGTCACGTTCACGGATTCGTCGGCGGCACTCGCCATCAACTCATTCCTCCGGTCGGTCGGGGTGCAGCGAATTTCCCGCGCGTCCCGATCGGAACGATCCTGCCCAACTCAACGGGTTCCAGCTTGCGCTGCCGTCGAGACTGAAGGTGATAAACTCCGCGCGCCCGCCGATATTCTCGATCGGCACCGCGCCGCCCAGCCCCTGCTGGGCCTGGGTCATGCGGCTGTCCGCGCTGTTGTCGCGATTGTCGCCCATCAGCCAGACATGGCCGGCCGGGATCCGCAGCGCCGGGAAATTGTCGGCGCGGGTCGGGCCGATGTCGATGGTATCGTAGCTTGCGCCATTGGGCAGCGTTTCGCGGACAATCTCGACATTGCACACCGCCGCGCCCGATGCGTCGCGGCCCAGCGCGCCGGGATAATGGTCGGGATCGCAGGTCAGATTGCCGTCGACCTTGAGCGCGCGATTGCCCAGCTTCTCGCGCTGCACCGCTCGCCCGTTGAGATAGAGGATGCCGCCATGCATCTCGATGGTGTCGCCGGGCAGGCCGATCACCCGCTTGATATAGTCCGACCGCGCATCGGTGGGGGTCACAATGACGACGTCGCCGCGCTCGGGCAGGCTGCCGAACAGCCGTCCCTTCATGAATGGCAGGACATGGAAG
The genomic region above belongs to Sphingomonas sp. J315 and contains:
- a CDS encoding AI-2E family transporter; this encodes MASAADESVNVTQAPGPNEMRDPVMRAELRRASVWFGLAIAAALVVLLIQPLLLIFAGLVVASMLDGGARLIRRAMPIPRGLALTIVVIGVVAFIGGVIYLTGVEIAAQAEQLRATLEAQALRISAWLSELGIMPAASDLTGLAQQALGSVGRLTSFIGGAIGAIGSFFLVLVIGLFVAMEPRIYERGLQWMVPMASRDQFAITLARMARTMRILLAGRLLGMVFEGFITWVLLEVVGVPMALLLGIITGMLAFIPNIGAFISGVLMVAVGFSAGPTEGLWAIAIYFGVQTFDGYVLLPLVAKRTVDMPPALTVSSQILMSTLFGFLGLALADPIVAMIKVALERRSEQAVAAGYGSDDATPPPDPKEEGNTA
- the lepB gene encoding signal peptidase I, whose translation is MAEELALTGEGDQGRGGTDWWSEARGIFWLVIAVLGFHSLIAKPFYIPSESMMPTLLVGDRLVVTKYPYGYSYVTPTFHVLPFMKGRLFGSLPERGDVVIVTPTDARSDYIKRVIGLPGDTIEMHGGILYLNGRAVQREKLGNRALKVDGNLTCDPDHYPGALGRDASGAAVCNVEIVRETLPNGASYDTIDIGPTRADNFPALRIPAGHVWLMGDNRDNSADSRMTQAQQGLGGAVPIENIGGRAEFITFSLDGSASWNPLSWAGSFRSGRAGNSLHPDRPEE